Proteins encoded by one window of Aphis gossypii isolate Hap1 chromosome X, ASM2018417v2, whole genome shotgun sequence:
- the LOC114132572 gene encoding uncharacterized protein LOC114132572 → MAGSRLEKLGTIFTRVNGLIKSGAMKVDDRPIWYDVYRAFPPESEPHYAKPSQSLKIPDIFYPEDTFRATFHKETRGQLPPINLQETQQNQNVTNIAINMVAIDPSLSVNQVIDNLKKTNVLQDYKTSSKKNNSPVINDNTNKPDVDKTNDHTKETNVQSS, encoded by the exons atGGCTGGAAGTCGTTTGGAGAAATTAGGAACTATATTTACGAG gGTTAACGGACTCATAAAATCAGGTGCAATGAAAGTTGATGATCGACCCATTTGGTATGATGTGTACCGGGCGTTTCCACCTGAATCAGAGCCACATTATGCAAAGCCGTCACAATCGCTGAAAATACCAGATATATTTTACCCAGAAGATACATTCAGAGC TACGTTTCACAAAGAGACTCGTGGTCAATTGCCACCAATCAATTTACAAGAGACTCAACAAAACCAAAATGTTACtaatatagctataaataTGGTAGCTATTGATCCATCACTTTCCGTAAACCAGGTGattgataatttgaaaaagaCTAATGTTTTGCAAGATTACAAAActtcatctaaaaaaaacaattcccctgtgataaatgataatacaaacaaaCCTGATGTTGATAAAACCAATGATCATACAAAAGAAACAAATGTTCAAAGTAGTTAG